A region of Takifugu flavidus isolate HTHZ2018 chromosome 2, ASM371156v2, whole genome shotgun sequence DNA encodes the following proteins:
- the adam10a gene encoding disintegrin and metalloproteinase domain-containing protein 10, producing the protein MLLVKLVFMFGCLRLVAGRLGNPLNKYIRHYEGLSYDTGVLHNSHQRAKRALSPEEKTVQLDFHAHGRHFNLRMTRDTSIFSPDLVVDVSGEEASTDTSHIYTGEIFGEKGTLSHGSVVDGRFEGFIKTHQGTYYVEPSERYLKGQKASFHSIIYHEDDIDYPHKYGSEGGCADHSVFDRMRKYQASAVEQPVNRITELDEESEHGPVILRRKRAAAKEKNTCQLFIQTDHFFYKYYGTREAVVAQISSHVKAINSIYQVTDFKGIRNISFMVKRIRINTTDVETDRSNPFRFANIGVEKFLELNSEQNHDDYCLAYVFTDRDFDDGVLGLAWVGAPSGSSGGICEKSKLYSDGKKKSLNTGIITVQNYGSHVPPKVSHITFAHEVGHNFGSPHDSGFECTPGESKSQDKKERGNYIMYARATSGDKLNNNKFSSCSIGNISAVLLKKRDDCFVESGQPICGNGMVEPGEECDCGYSDQCKDPCCYSANEAEGKRCKLQPGKICSPSQGPCCTAACAFKGTNERCRLDSDCAKEGKCNGATALCPASEPKNNFTSCNSDTQVCLSGVCSGSICAKHNLEECTCVSKEDQDEAAELCHVCCMEKMNPSTCSSSGSDKWAKFFNRTIITLQPGSPCNDFKGYCDVFMRCRLVDADGPLARLKKAIFNAELYENIAEWIVAHWWAVLLMGIALIMLMAGFIKICSVHTPSSNPKLPPPKPLPGTLKRRRPQQATQQAQGQRNYRQPREDYQLGQMRR; encoded by the exons ACATTTTAACTTGAGGATGACAAGAGATACTTCGATATTTTCTCCAGATCTGGTCGTTGACGTGTCGGGAGAGGAGGCTTCCACTGATACCTCACATATCTACACTGGAGAAATCTTTG GTGAAAAGGGCACATTGTCCCATGGCTCTGTGGTTGACGGGCGCTTCGAGGGCTTCATTAAAACACACCAAGGGACGTACTATGTTGAGCCTTCGGAGAGGTACCTTAAAGGCCAAAAGGCCTCCTTCCACTCCATCATCTACCACGAAGATGACATCG ATTATCCTCATAAATATGGCTCAGAGGGCGGCTGTGCCGATCACTCGGTGTTTGACAGGATGAGGAAGTACCAGGCGTCAGCAGTGGAGCAGCCAGTAAAC AGAATCACGGAGCTGGACGAGGAGAGCGAACACGGTCCTGTCattctgaggaggaagagggcggcagccaaagagaaaaacacGTGTCAGCTGTTCATCCAAACGGACCACTTCTTCTATAAATACTACGGCACAAGAGAGGCTGTTGTAGCCCAG ATTTCCAGCCACGTAAAGGCCATCAACTCCATTTACCAGGTCACAGACTTCAAGGGCATTCGAAACATCAGCTTCATGGTGAAGCGAATTAGG ATAAACACCACTGATGTCGAAACGGACAGATCAAATCCTTTCCGCTTCGCCAATATCGGCGTGGAGAAGTTTTTGGAGCTGAATTCCGAACAGAACCACGACGACTACTGCCTTGCCTACGTCTTCACTGACAGGGACTTTGACGACGGCGTGCTTGGCTTGGCCTGGGTCGGGGCTCCTTCAG GAAGTTCCGGGGGCATTTGTGAGAAGAGCAAGCTCTACTCTGATGGGAAGAAAAAGTCTCTGAACACTGGTATCATCACTGTGCAGAATTATGGCTCCCACGTGCCTCCCAAGGTGTCCCACATCACCTTTGCTCATGAGGTCGGACACAACTTTGGCTCCCCC CACGACTCTGGGTTTGAATGCACCCCTGGAGAATCAAAGTCACAAGACAAAAAAGAGCGGGGCAACTACATCATGTACGCTCGTGCCACATCGGGGGACAAGCTGAACAATAACaagttctccagctgcagcatcggCAACATAAGTGCCGTTCTACTCAAAAAGCGAGACGATTGTTTCGTTG AATCTGGACAACCTATTTGCGGTAACGGTATGGTGGAACCCGGGGAGGAGTGCGACTGCGGCTACAGCGACCAGTGCAAAGACCCGTGCTGCTATAGTGCCAATGAAGCAGAGGGCAAAAGGTGCAAACTGCAACCTGGGAAAATCTGCAG TCCCAGCCAAGGGCCATGTTGCACGGCAGCGTGTGCATTTAAAGGCACAAACGAAAGGTGCAGACTGGACTCTGACTGTGCCAAAGAGGGCAAGTGCAACGGCGCCACGGCGCTGTGTCCTGCCTCTGAGCCAAAGAACAACTTCACCTCCTGCAATTCTGATACTCAAGTCTGCCTCAGCGGG GTGTGTTCCGGGTCAATTTGCGCGAAGCACAATCTGGAAGAGTGCACCTGCGTCAGCAAGGAGGACCAGGACGAGGCTGCGGAGCTGTGTCACGTGTGCTGCATGGAGAAAA TGAACcccagcacctgcagcagctcgggCTCGGATAAATGGGCCAAATTCTTCAACAGGACGATCATAACGCTGCAGCCCGGCTCGCCCTGCAATGACTTCAAGGGCTACTGTGACGTGTTCATGAGGTGCCGACTGGTGGACGCTGACGGGCCACTGGCCAGACTCAAGAAAGCCATCTTCAACGCAGAACTCTACGAAAATATTGCCGAGTGGATCGTG GCTCACTGGTGGGCAGTGCTGTTGATGGGCATCGCCCTCATCATGCTAATGGCCGGCTTCATCAAGATCTGCAGCGTCCACACCCCGAGCAGCAACCCCAAACTGCCCCCTCCAAAGCCGCTGCCAG gtaCACTGAAGAGGAGACGGCCGCAGCAGGCGACCCAGCAGGCACAGGGCCAACGGAACTATCGCCAACCCAGAGAGGACTACCAGCTGGGACAGATGAGACGCTGA
- the lipca gene encoding hepatic triacylglycerol lipase isoform X1 has product MLVVKVLCCLLVVYQLNEAKKIKGSRAAEPNGALKAPHASLTSFRLFPEDEDECTVDPLQLHTLTSCGFNSSNPLIIITHGWSVDGMLESWILKLATALKSNLIHVNVVITDWLSLAQTHYPTAVKSTRAVGKDIAHLLQALRVHYRYPLKKVHLIGYSLGAHISGFAGSYLEGPEKIGRITGLDPAGPLFEGVSPSDRLSPDDADFVDAIHTFTRESMGFSVGINQAVAHYDFYPNGGDFQPGCDLRNIYEHISQHGLLGFEQTVKCAHERSVHLFIDSLINKDKQSRAYRCGDKSSFDRGVCLDCRRHRCNTLGYHINKAHTGASKRLYLKTRSQMPYKLYHYQFRVQFVNQMERIQPSLTISLTGTKEESGDIPITITEPISGKASLTFLITLDRDLGDLMLLKLRWEGTDVWKSVWNRVKTMIPWGGAEKQPLLTVGKISIKAGETQERTTFCAMTHEEQQVQMSQDKVFVRCKEDSAKQRRRKRSGSVRDL; this is encoded by the exons ATGTTGGTGGTCAAAGTCCTGTGCTGTTTGCTCGTCGTTTATCAGCTAAATGAAGCCAAGAAAATCAAAGGAAGCCGAGCAG CAGAGCCGAACGGAGCCCTGAAGGCGCCGCATGCTAGCCTCACGTCCTTCAGGCTGTTTCCAGAAGATGAGGACGAATGTACAGTGGaccctctgcagctgcacactCTCACCTCCTGCGGCTTCAACAGCAGTAAtcccctcatcatcatcactcacGGGTGGTCG GTGGACGGCATGCTGGAGAGCTGGATACTGAAGTTAGCCACCGCTCTGAAGTCAAACCTCATCCATGTCAACGTGGTGATTACGGACTGGCTGTCTCTGGCCCAGACGCACTACCCCACTGCAGTGAAGAGCACCCGCGCTGTTGGGAAAGACATAGCGCACCTCCTGCAGGCGCTTCGG GTGCACTATCGATACCCGCTTAAAAAGGTCCATCTGATCGGCTACAGCCTTGGGGCACACATCTCTGGCTTTGCTGGCAGTTACCTGGAAGGTCCAGAGAAAATCGGAAGGATTACAG GTCTCGACCCAGCGGGGCCGCTGTTTGAGGGCGTGTCTCCCTCCGACAGACTGTCCCCCGACGATGCCGATTTTGTGGACGCCATCCACACCTTCACCCGTGAGAGCATGGGCTTCAGTGTGGGCATCAACCAGGCCGTGGCACATTACGACTTCTACCCCAACGGAGGAGACTTCCAACCAGGATGTGACCTGCGGAACATTTACGAGCACATATCCCAGCACGGCCTCCTcg GGTTTGAGCAGACGGTCAAATGTGCCCACGAGCGATCCGTCCACCTCTTCATCGACTCCCTGATCAACAAGGACAAGCAGAGCAGGGCCTACAGGTGCGGAGACAAGAGCAGCTTCGACAGAGGCGTCTGCCTGGACTGTCGGAGGCACCGCTGCAACACGCTGGGCTACCACATCAACAAGGCTCACACGGGCGCCAGCAAGAGGCTCTACCTGAAGACGCGCTCCCAGATGCCTTACAAAC TCTATCATTACCAGTTCAGGGTCCAGTTTGTCAACCAGATGGAGCGGATCCAGCCTTCTCTCACCATCTCCCTCACTGGAACAAAAGAAGAGAGTGGCGACATCCCCATCACCAT CACTGAGCCCATTTCAGGGAAGGCCAGCCTCACCTTCCTGATCACCCTGGACAGAGATTTAGGGgacctgatgctgctgaagctgcgCTGGGAGGGAACGGATGTGTGGAAGAGCGTGTGGAATCGGGTTAAGACCATGATTCCCTGGGGCGGAGCGGAGAAACAGCCGCTGCTGACTGTGGGCAAGATCAGCATCAAGGCAGGCGAGACGCAGGAGAG GACAACTTTTTGTGCAATGACGCACGAGGAACAACAAGTGCAAATGTCCCAGGATAAAGTCTTTGTGCGCTGCAAAGAAGATTCAGCGAAGCAGCGGCGAAGGAAGCGCAGCGGATCGGTGagggacctttga
- the lipca gene encoding hepatic triacylglycerol lipase isoform X2, translated as MLVVKVLCCLLVVYQLNEAKKIKGSRAEPNGALKAPHASLTSFRLFPEDEDECTVDPLQLHTLTSCGFNSSNPLIIITHGWSVDGMLESWILKLATALKSNLIHVNVVITDWLSLAQTHYPTAVKSTRAVGKDIAHLLQALRVHYRYPLKKVHLIGYSLGAHISGFAGSYLEGPEKIGRITGLDPAGPLFEGVSPSDRLSPDDADFVDAIHTFTRESMGFSVGINQAVAHYDFYPNGGDFQPGCDLRNIYEHISQHGLLGFEQTVKCAHERSVHLFIDSLINKDKQSRAYRCGDKSSFDRGVCLDCRRHRCNTLGYHINKAHTGASKRLYLKTRSQMPYKLYHYQFRVQFVNQMERIQPSLTISLTGTKEESGDIPITITEPISGKASLTFLITLDRDLGDLMLLKLRWEGTDVWKSVWNRVKTMIPWGGAEKQPLLTVGKISIKAGETQERTTFCAMTHEEQQVQMSQDKVFVRCKEDSAKQRRRKRSGSVRDL; from the exons ATGTTGGTGGTCAAAGTCCTGTGCTGTTTGCTCGTCGTTTATCAGCTAAATGAAGCCAAGAAAATCAAAGGAAGCCGAGCAG AGCCGAACGGAGCCCTGAAGGCGCCGCATGCTAGCCTCACGTCCTTCAGGCTGTTTCCAGAAGATGAGGACGAATGTACAGTGGaccctctgcagctgcacactCTCACCTCCTGCGGCTTCAACAGCAGTAAtcccctcatcatcatcactcacGGGTGGTCG GTGGACGGCATGCTGGAGAGCTGGATACTGAAGTTAGCCACCGCTCTGAAGTCAAACCTCATCCATGTCAACGTGGTGATTACGGACTGGCTGTCTCTGGCCCAGACGCACTACCCCACTGCAGTGAAGAGCACCCGCGCTGTTGGGAAAGACATAGCGCACCTCCTGCAGGCGCTTCGG GTGCACTATCGATACCCGCTTAAAAAGGTCCATCTGATCGGCTACAGCCTTGGGGCACACATCTCTGGCTTTGCTGGCAGTTACCTGGAAGGTCCAGAGAAAATCGGAAGGATTACAG GTCTCGACCCAGCGGGGCCGCTGTTTGAGGGCGTGTCTCCCTCCGACAGACTGTCCCCCGACGATGCCGATTTTGTGGACGCCATCCACACCTTCACCCGTGAGAGCATGGGCTTCAGTGTGGGCATCAACCAGGCCGTGGCACATTACGACTTCTACCCCAACGGAGGAGACTTCCAACCAGGATGTGACCTGCGGAACATTTACGAGCACATATCCCAGCACGGCCTCCTcg GGTTTGAGCAGACGGTCAAATGTGCCCACGAGCGATCCGTCCACCTCTTCATCGACTCCCTGATCAACAAGGACAAGCAGAGCAGGGCCTACAGGTGCGGAGACAAGAGCAGCTTCGACAGAGGCGTCTGCCTGGACTGTCGGAGGCACCGCTGCAACACGCTGGGCTACCACATCAACAAGGCTCACACGGGCGCCAGCAAGAGGCTCTACCTGAAGACGCGCTCCCAGATGCCTTACAAAC TCTATCATTACCAGTTCAGGGTCCAGTTTGTCAACCAGATGGAGCGGATCCAGCCTTCTCTCACCATCTCCCTCACTGGAACAAAAGAAGAGAGTGGCGACATCCCCATCACCAT CACTGAGCCCATTTCAGGGAAGGCCAGCCTCACCTTCCTGATCACCCTGGACAGAGATTTAGGGgacctgatgctgctgaagctgcgCTGGGAGGGAACGGATGTGTGGAAGAGCGTGTGGAATCGGGTTAAGACCATGATTCCCTGGGGCGGAGCGGAGAAACAGCCGCTGCTGACTGTGGGCAAGATCAGCATCAAGGCAGGCGAGACGCAGGAGAG GACAACTTTTTGTGCAATGACGCACGAGGAACAACAAGTGCAAATGTCCCAGGATAAAGTCTTTGTGCGCTGCAAAGAAGATTCAGCGAAGCAGCGGCGAAGGAAGCGCAGCGGATCGGTGagggacctttga
- the aqp9b gene encoding aquaporin-9b: MAAWSRWQLRGPSAPSGRRQPAPPVCHCLHPRCCWLLDLLGPRQKGGKKMESDSKRKMKERFGLRRNIFKEFLAEFLGIFVLILFGCGSVAQTVLSRGALGEPLTIHVGFTLGVMMAVYMAGGVSGAHVNPAVSLAMVILGKLPLKKFPVYVLAQFLGAFAGSCAVYGLYYDALMEYTKGEFVVTGENATANIFASYPAKHLSLLNGFVDQVIGTGALVLCILAITDRKNIGAPKGMEPLCIGLVIMAIAVSMGLNCGYPINPARDLGPRFFTAVAGWGMDVFRAGGCWWWIPVAGPMVGGAVGAGLYFLFIDLHQPEPEKQEENKSSVQDKYEIMTMT, translated from the exons ATGGCTGCGTGGAGCCGCTGGCAGCTCCGCGGTCCGAGCGCGCCGAGTGGGAGGCGGCAACCTGCGCCGCCAGTCTGTCACTGCCTCCATCCTcggtgctgctggctgctcgATCTGCTCGGACCCagacagaaaggaggaaaaaaaatggaaagcGACAgcaagaggaagatgaaggagagaTTTGGCCTGAGGCGGAACATCTTTAAGGAGTTCCTGGCGGAATTTCTGGGGATATTTGTCCTGATA CTCTTCGGATGTGGTTCAGTAGCCCAGACGGTCCTGAGCAGAGGGGCTCTCGGGGAACCCCTGACCATCCACGTCGGTTTCACCCTGGGAGTCATGATGGCTGTTTACATGGCAGGAGGAGTGTCAG GAGCCCACGTCAACCCGGCGGTTTCTCTGGCCATGGTCATCTTGGGGAAGCTGCCGCTGAAGAAGTTCCCCGTGTACGTGCTGGCGCAGTTCCTGGGGGCCTTCGCCGGTTCCTGTGCTGTCTACGGGCTGTATTATG ATGCCTTGATGGAATACACGAAGGGCGAATTCGTCGTCACCGGCGAGAACGCCACAGCCAACATATTTGCGTCTTACCCCGCGAAACACCTCTCGCTCCTCAACGGGTTTGTTGACCAG GTAATTGGAACCGGGGCGCTCGTCCTGTGCATCCTGGCCATCACTGACAGGAAGAACATCGGCGCCCCAAAAGGTATGGAGCCTCTGTGCATCGGCCTGGTCATCATGGCCATCGCCGTGTCCATGGGGCTGAACTGCGGCTACCCCATCAACCCGGCGCGAGACCTCGGGCCGCGGTTCTTCACAGCCGTGGCCGGGTGGGGCATGGACGTGTTCAG AGCCggggggtgctggtggtggatcCCTGTGGCCGGGCCCATGGTGGGCGGAGCGGTGGGGGCCGGACTTTACTTCCTGTTCATTGATTTGCACCAGCCGGAGCCGGAAAAACAGGAGGAGAACAAAAGTTCCGTCCAAGACAAATATGAAATCATGACCATGACCTAA